From one Spiroplasma endosymbiont of Panorpa germanica genomic stretch:
- the rpsM gene encoding 30S ribosomal protein S13 — MARISGVEIPNEKRVVIALTYIYGIGLSTSQKVLSATEISEDVRVKDLTEEQIKKISSQLSEIKTEGDLRRETALNIKRLMEIGSYRGMRHRKGLPVRGQSTKQNARTRKGPKKTVANKKK; from the coding sequence ATGGCTCGTATTAGTGGAGTAGAAATTCCAAATGAAAAAAGAGTAGTTATTGCTCTGACTTATATTTATGGAATAGGTTTATCAACATCACAAAAAGTCTTATCTGCTACTGAAATTAGCGAAGACGTTCGTGTTAAGGATTTAACAGAAGAACAAATTAAGAAAATTTCAAGTCAGCTTTCAGAAATTAAAACTGAAGGAGATTTACGTAGAGAAACAGCTTTAAATATCAAAAGATTAATGGAAATCGGAAGTTACAGAGGAATGCGTCACCGTAAAGGTTTACCTGTTAGAGGTCAATCAACAAAACAAAACGCACGTACCAGAAAAGGTCCCAAAAAAACTGTAGCTAACAAGAAAAAATAG
- the rpsK gene encoding 30S ribosomal protein S11, whose amino-acid sequence MAKPQSKTTRKKVKKDIAKGIAHIHSTFNNTIVTISDEKGNVLSWSSAGALGFKGGKKSTPYAAQMIAEAAGKGAMDNGVNSVQVEVKGPGPGRDAAVRSLQAIGLTITSIKDTTPIPHNGVRPPKRPRG is encoded by the coding sequence ATGGCAAAACCACAATCAAAAACAACCCGCAAAAAAGTCAAAAAAGACATTGCAAAAGGGATAGCTCACATTCACTCTACTTTTAACAATACAATTGTTACAATTTCAGATGAAAAAGGAAATGTACTTTCTTGATCTAGTGCTGGTGCACTAGGATTTAAAGGTGGTAAAAAATCAACCCCTTATGCTGCTCAAATGATTGCTGAAGCTGCTGGTAAAGGAGCTATGGACAATGGAGTTAACTCTGTTCAAGTAGAAGTTAAAGGTCCTGGTCCAGGTAGAGATGCTGCAGTTAGAAGTTTACAAGCAATTGGGCTAACAATTACATCAATTAAAGATACAACACCAATCCCACATAATGGAGTACGTCCACCAAAACGTCCAAGAGGTTAA
- a CDS encoding DNA-directed RNA polymerase subunit alpha: MKQFTKPEFNLLKEEKGKAYGKFMVEPLERGFGITLGNALRRTLLAATPGASVYAIKIVGAAHEFTSINGIVENVSRIILNIKNLVLTINENIFEDEEVAELKISANTVGEVLAKDIICPAGVEILNKDLHIATIADGGSLEMILFAKNSRGYRSFKENKKEKLVADAITIDSNYSPIVNVNYSVDVTKIGRSIDLEKLEIEVETNGSISAADAIAVASKVMVEHLELFVNLNSEISTLEVIGQADDDDEKELDKMIEDLDFTQRSLNCLKRAQINTLRDLVSRTEDEIQEIRNLGRKSFKEIKDKVAQLTLNFKQD; the protein is encoded by the coding sequence ATGAAACAATTTACAAAACCAGAATTTAACCTTTTAAAAGAAGAAAAAGGTAAAGCTTATGGTAAATTTATGGTAGAACCACTTGAAAGAGGTTTTGGTATTACACTAGGTAACGCTTTGCGTCGTACCCTTTTGGCTGCGACTCCAGGAGCTAGTGTTTATGCGATAAAAATAGTTGGAGCTGCACATGAATTTACTTCAATTAATGGGATAGTTGAAAATGTAAGTAGAATTATTTTAAATATTAAAAATTTAGTACTAACAATAAATGAAAATATTTTTGAAGACGAAGAAGTTGCGGAATTAAAAATTTCAGCAAATACTGTAGGAGAAGTTCTTGCAAAGGATATAATTTGTCCAGCCGGAGTGGAAATTTTAAATAAAGATTTACATATTGCAACAATCGCTGATGGTGGTAGTTTGGAAATGATTTTATTTGCAAAAAATTCTCGAGGATATCGTTCATTTAAAGAAAATAAAAAAGAGAAATTAGTTGCAGATGCAATCACAATTGACTCGAACTATTCTCCAATCGTTAACGTAAACTACTCAGTTGATGTAACTAAAATCGGACGTTCAATCGATCTTGAAAAATTAGAGATTGAAGTTGAAACAAATGGTTCAATTTCAGCAGCTGATGCAATTGCTGTGGCTTCAAAAGTTATGGTTGAACATTTAGAATTATTTGTTAATTTAAATAGTGAAATTTCAACTTTAGAAGTAATCGGACAAGCAGATGACGACGATGAAAAAGAATTAGATAAAATGATTGAAGATTTAGACTTTACTCAAAGAAGTTTAAATTGTTTAAAAAGAGCTCAAATCAACACTCTAAGAGACTTGGTTTCAAGAACAGAAGATGAAATCCAAGAGATTCGCAATTTAGGACGCAAATCATTTAAAGAAATTAAGGATAAAGTTGCTCAGTTAACTTTAAACTTTAAACAGGATTAG
- the rplQ gene encoding 50S ribosomal protein L17, with amino-acid sequence MSYIQKRGKNTAWRVALMRNLTTELIISERLEITETRAKELRTHFDKMVTLGKRQDLHARRQAAAWLRDIDASEKETALQKLFNDLAKRFKTRNGGYTRILKLDNRRGDNAPMVIIELV; translated from the coding sequence ATGTCATATATTCAAAAACGTGGTAAAAATACAGCTTGAAGAGTCGCTTTGATGAGAAATCTAACCACTGAACTTATTATTTCAGAAAGATTAGAAATAACAGAAACAAGAGCAAAAGAATTACGTACTCATTTTGATAAGATGGTTACCTTAGGTAAACGTCAAGATCTTCATGCCCGTCGTCAAGCAGCGGCATGATTGAGAGACATTGATGCAAGCGAAAAAGAAACTGCTTTGCAAAAATTATTTAATGACTTAGCAAAACGTTTTAAAACAAGAAATGGTGGATATACTCGTATCTTAAAATTAGATAACAGAAGAGGCGATAACGCACCAATGGTAATAATAGAATTAGTTTAA
- a CDS encoding energy-coupling factor transporter ATPase, producing the protein MKEVYLNKNDLNDFKLKLNEFNDKLAQAGQEYVEIKFKVVNGEADKAEKLHYIEAHKQAQIAYRQIATTPIFRDNYLRAKEKFKNLSSDSQEYQEAKDNFIEAKELFKASKVAIRERGVSGELSKKSEIALELKNLNYRYPKSAQLVVRDVSVKIKHGEYVAIIGHNGSGKSTLSKLIIGVLTPISGSMYIFDNHVTRNNLNIIRRFLGIVFQNPDNQFIGSTVKDDIAFGLENRRIDPKLMQEKIENAAKKVRMEKFLDHEPLMLSGGQKQRVAIASALALSPDIIIFDEATSMLDPKGKREVKEIMVELKNTREKTIFSITHDMDEILNADKVMVMNAGSLVRFGTPKEILKDRDFLRSIHLDIPFIAQVEEALNGIGFKINDSENLDELVKKICKK; encoded by the coding sequence ATGAAAGAAGTTTATTTGAATAAAAATGATTTAAATGATTTTAAACTTAAGTTGAATGAATTTAACGATAAATTAGCTCAAGCTGGTCAAGAATATGTTGAAATTAAATTTAAAGTTGTTAATGGAGAAGCTGATAAAGCAGAAAAACTTCATTACATTGAAGCTCATAAGCAAGCCCAAATCGCATACAGACAAATCGCAACGACACCAATTTTTAGGGACAACTATTTAAGAGCCAAAGAAAAATTTAAAAATCTTTCAAGTGATAGCCAGGAATACCAAGAAGCCAAGGACAACTTCATTGAAGCAAAAGAACTTTTTAAAGCTTCAAAAGTTGCCATTAGAGAAAGGGGGGTATCAGGAGAGTTATCAAAAAAAAGCGAAATCGCTTTGGAATTGAAAAATCTAAACTATCGATACCCAAAATCAGCTCAATTAGTTGTTAGGGATGTAAGTGTTAAAATTAAGCACGGAGAGTACGTAGCAATTATTGGTCATAATGGTTCAGGGAAATCAACTTTAAGTAAATTAATTATTGGTGTTTTAACCCCAATTAGCGGTAGTATGTATATTTTTGATAACCATGTTACTCGCAATAATTTAAATATCATCCGTAGGTTTTTAGGGATTGTTTTCCAAAATCCTGATAACCAATTTATTGGTTCAACAGTTAAAGATGATATTGCCTTTGGTTTGGAAAACCGTCGTATAGATCCAAAATTAATGCAAGAAAAAATTGAAAATGCAGCTAAAAAGGTAAGGATGGAGAAGTTCTTAGATCATGAACCATTAATGCTTTCGGGAGGTCAAAAGCAAAGGGTTGCCATTGCCTCGGCCTTAGCGCTTTCCCCAGATATAATAATTTTTGATGAAGCAACTAGTATGCTAGATCCAAAGGGTAAAAGAGAAGTAAAAGAAATAATGGTTGAGCTTAAAAATACTCGAGAAAAAACTATATTCTCAATTACTCATGATATGGACGAAATTTTAAATGCTGATAAAGTTATGGTTATGAATGCGGGAAGCTTAGTCAGATTCGGAACTCCAAAAGAAATATTAAAGGATCGTGATTTTTTAAGATCGATTCACTTGGACATCCCCTTTATTGCTCAAGTAGAAGAAGCTCTGAATGGAATTGGATTTAAAATAAATGATTCAGAAAATCTAGATGAATTGGTGAAAAAAATATGCAAGAAATAA